The nucleotide window aatttaaagttatacatgttgaaggaaaagaaaacaaattaattcaataattaataagCTAACAATAactcatttaatcaaattagaCAAGAAAGATAACTCTAATTTTTTTCCtgctaaataattttttttttaatttttctcaaacAAAAGAACTGAAATTCTTACTATGTTTCGTAACATATTGACTTGGTTAATTATTTCAGGGTTGTGACGCATCCATTTTACTGGATCCCACTGATACAATAGACAGCGAGAAAGGAGCTTTTGGAAACAATAACTCAGCCAGAGGCTTTGATGTTGTTGATCAAATGAAGGCCGCATTGGAAACCGCCTGCCCTGGAATTGTTTCATGTGCTGATATTCTCACCATTGCTGCTGAGCAATCTGTTGCCTTGGTACTGCTTTCATAATAACCCTAAtcgtatttttacttaatttagtGCTCATTTTGAACTCGTTTTACTGATTTTTAAGAGATGAATTGAATGGCGATGACAGTCAGGAGGTCCTTCATGGACAAATCTATTGGGAAGAAGAGACAGTACAACAGCTAACCGAACTCTTGCTGATGAAAATCTTCCGGGACCAACTTTAACCCTAGAAGAACTCAAAGCCAAGTTTATTAATGTTGGCCTCAACGGTGACACAGATTTGGTCTCTTTATCAGGTGCTCACACATTTGGAAGGTCACAGTGTCAATTCTTCTCTCAGCGATTATACAATTTCAACGGGACAAATCAACCTGATCCGAGCCTAGACACAACCTATCTACAAGTGCTTCAAGCTCTATGCCCAGAAGGAGGAAACGGCAGCGTTTTGGCTAATCTT belongs to Mangifera indica cultivar Alphonso chromosome 2, CATAS_Mindica_2.1, whole genome shotgun sequence and includes:
- the LOC123209791 gene encoding peroxidase A2-like, with amino-acid sequence MPSSRYLVAAAAAIFFAIVLEGSVSVAQLSSNFYDETCPNASSIIEGVLVQAFQSDPRIGASLIRLHFHDCFVQGCDASILLDPTDTIDSEKGAFGNNNSARGFDVVDQMKAALETACPGIVSCADILTIAAEQSVALSGGPSWTNLLGRRDSTTANRTLADENLPGPTLTLEELKAKFINVGLNGDTDLVSLSGAHTFGRSQCQFFSQRLYNFNGTNQPDPSLDTTYLQVLQALCPEGGNGSVLANLDTSTPDVFDNNYFTNLQGNKGLLQTDQELFSTAGADTVDIVNLYGSNQTAFFERFVVSMIRMGNLSVLTGSEGEVRLNCSKVNGISSLSSGDNLISSF